From the genome of Methylomonas sp. UP202, one region includes:
- a CDS encoding ABC transporter substrate binding protein has protein sequence MHYSGVILFGRLIFTLLLAVFLSAMAGIVRADTPTVAIVYPDVREPYRSVFLEIARGMEEELGKPVGHYLLNDRDSTAADRLIGALKNDRIDVVVTLGRAGLAVARPLSAAFPVVIGATMIRPDEVPQGLAGISLTPAPEAMFDHLKKLVPDIKKVTVIYDPRQTAWEIEHAERAAKERDLILTAQPTGNLRDSSDLFRQILLEIKDNSIALWLPRENAAMDEQSLLPEVLREAWEKNFVVFSSNLDHVRKGALFSLYPDNFGMGRSLASLALQQARPGGKFESVKLLRDLLVAVNLRTAEHLGLRFSSQTRREFAMVFPTP, from the coding sequence ATGCATTATTCAGGAGTTATTTTGTTCGGTCGTTTGATTTTCACGCTGCTATTGGCAGTCTTTTTGTCGGCGATGGCCGGTATCGTGCGAGCCGATACGCCGACGGTAGCAATCGTTTATCCGGATGTCCGCGAACCTTACCGCTCGGTGTTTTTGGAAATCGCCCGCGGCATGGAGGAGGAACTGGGCAAACCGGTCGGCCACTATCTGCTCAACGACCGCGACTCGACCGCCGCCGACCGCTTGATCGGCGCCCTGAAAAACGACCGGATCGACGTGGTCGTCACGCTGGGTCGCGCCGGACTGGCTGTGGCCAGGCCGCTCTCGGCGGCTTTTCCGGTCGTGATCGGCGCGACCATGATCCGCCCGGACGAGGTACCGCAAGGCTTGGCCGGCATCAGTCTGACGCCGGCCCCGGAAGCGATGTTCGACCATCTGAAAAAATTGGTGCCGGACATCAAAAAAGTCACCGTGATTTACGATCCCCGCCAAACCGCCTGGGAAATCGAACACGCCGAACGTGCCGCCAAGGAGAGGGACTTGATCCTGACGGCCCAACCGACCGGCAACCTACGCGATTCCTCGGACCTGTTCCGGCAGATCCTGCTGGAAATCAAAGACAACTCGATCGCGCTGTGGCTACCGCGCGAAAACGCGGCGATGGACGAACAATCGCTGTTGCCGGAAGTGCTCCGGGAAGCCTGGGAGAAAAACTTCGTGGTGTTCTCCAGCAATCTCGACCATGTCCGCAAGGGCGCGTTGTTTTCGCTCTATCCGGACAATTTCGGCATGGGCCGCAGCTTGGCCAGCTTGGCCTTGCAACAAGCCAGGCCCGGCGGCAAATTCGAGTCGGTCAAATTGCTGAGGGATTTGCTGGTCGCCGTCAACTTACGGACCGCCGAACATTTAGGCCTGCGTTTTTCCAGCCAGACCCGCCGCGAATTCGCCATGGTTTTCCCAACCCCCTAA
- a CDS encoding TonB-dependent receptor, whose translation MHRRLFFLAAVCVSASPSAQPVSTEEEEKALSQIYGGEEMVSIASGYKQPISKAPSIATVITAEDIKSIGATDIDEALETVPGLHVERNTIGYNPVYTFRGIFSQFNQQVLMMVNGIPITNSYTGSRGEAWGGMPLRDVARIEVVRGPGSAVYGADAFAGVINVITKTRQDIEGTEVGGRVGSFDTYDGWALHGGEWAGFDVALALEYHKTAGQDSIVDADLQSYFDSLGLGPKASLAPGPLNMSRDNLDARIDLSRGHWRFRGGLQHRGDFGNGSGVAQALDPINRYASDRWNADVTYHNDDIDNWDLTTQASYFETTQEIERNLTLFPPGTTLPIGGNGQIGLGAPVTFPNGYIGNPEVWERHVRINQSIAYTGFQQHLLRSGIGFNYDSLFRAKVSQNFGIDPTTGLPIPSLPGIPLTDVSGTASTFIPEVDRKVAYLFLQDQWNFANDWTLTAGARYDRYSDFGNTFNPRAALIWEADYNLTAKLMYGSAFRAPSFQEMYIINNPAQLGNPLLKPETMENLELGFDYRPTDSLRLGLNFFNYWWKDIIRFVPDSGSTTSTARNTGTQQGYGTEFEAEWQASDGLKLIGNYAYQRSRDEALNHDAGYAPHHQIYLRANWEFLPDWSLSPQAKWIVGRERSYGDTREPVADYTWVDLTLRRQNLAKHVEVAFSVRNLFDVSAREPSLVGSPTAIPNDLPLATRSFYGEISVNF comes from the coding sequence ATGCATCGCCGCCTGTTCTTCCTCGCCGCGGTTTGCGTCAGCGCAAGCCCCTCGGCGCAACCGGTTTCGACCGAGGAAGAAGAAAAAGCCCTATCGCAAATCTACGGCGGCGAAGAAATGGTCAGCATCGCCAGCGGCTACAAACAGCCGATTTCCAAAGCGCCGTCAATCGCGACGGTCATCACCGCGGAAGACATCAAGTCGATTGGCGCGACCGATATCGACGAGGCGTTGGAAACGGTTCCCGGCTTGCACGTGGAGCGCAACACCATAGGCTACAACCCGGTTTACACCTTTCGCGGCATTTTTTCGCAGTTCAATCAGCAAGTGCTGATGATGGTCAACGGCATCCCGATCACCAATTCCTATACCGGCAGCCGAGGCGAGGCCTGGGGCGGCATGCCTCTGCGCGATGTCGCTCGGATCGAAGTAGTGCGCGGTCCCGGCTCGGCGGTCTACGGCGCCGACGCCTTCGCCGGTGTCATAAACGTGATCACCAAAACCCGGCAAGACATCGAGGGAACCGAGGTGGGCGGCCGGGTCGGCAGCTTCGACACGTACGACGGCTGGGCGCTGCACGGCGGCGAATGGGCCGGCTTCGACGTAGCGTTGGCGCTGGAATACCACAAGACCGCCGGCCAGGATTCGATCGTCGATGCCGACCTGCAAAGTTATTTCGACAGTCTTGGTCTGGGGCCGAAAGCCTCGTTGGCACCGGGACCGCTCAATATGTCGCGCGACAATCTCGACGCCCGCATCGATTTATCGCGCGGTCATTGGCGGTTTCGCGGCGGCCTGCAACATCGCGGCGATTTCGGTAACGGCTCGGGCGTCGCTCAGGCGCTGGACCCGATCAACCGCTACGCCAGCGACCGCTGGAATGCCGACGTCACCTACCATAACGACGATATCGATAACTGGGATCTGACCACCCAAGCCAGTTATTTCGAAACCACCCAGGAAATCGAACGCAATTTGACACTGTTTCCGCCCGGCACCACGTTGCCGATCGGCGGCAACGGCCAGATCGGCCTCGGCGCGCCGGTCACCTTCCCGAACGGCTATATCGGCAACCCGGAAGTCTGGGAACGCCATGTTCGCATCAACCAATCGATTGCTTACACGGGTTTTCAGCAACATTTATTACGCAGCGGTATCGGCTTCAATTACGACAGTCTGTTCCGGGCCAAAGTCAGTCAGAATTTCGGTATCGACCCGACCACCGGCCTGCCGATTCCGTCGCTACCGGGCATTCCGCTCACCGATGTTTCGGGCACCGCATCGACCTTTATCCCGGAAGTCGACCGCAAGGTCGCCTATTTGTTTTTGCAGGATCAGTGGAATTTCGCCAACGACTGGACGCTGACCGCTGGCGCCCGCTACGACCGCTACTCGGATTTCGGCAACACCTTCAATCCGCGCGCCGCGTTGATCTGGGAGGCCGACTACAACCTGACCGCCAAGTTGATGTACGGCTCGGCCTTCCGCGCGCCGTCGTTTCAGGAGATGTACATCATCAACAACCCGGCGCAGCTCGGCAATCCGCTCTTGAAGCCGGAAACGATGGAAAACCTCGAGCTGGGTTTCGACTACCGACCGACCGACAGCCTGCGCCTGGGCTTGAACTTCTTCAACTATTGGTGGAAGGATATTATCCGCTTCGTGCCGGACAGCGGCTCGACGACGTCCACCGCGCGGAACACCGGCACCCAACAAGGTTACGGCACCGAGTTCGAAGCGGAATGGCAGGCCTCCGACGGTCTGAAACTGATCGGCAATTACGCCTACCAACGCAGCCGCGACGAAGCGCTGAATCACGATGCCGGCTATGCGCCGCATCACCAGATTTATTTGCGCGCCAATTGGGAATTCCTGCCTGACTGGTCGCTCAGCCCGCAAGCCAAGTGGATTGTCGGCCGCGAACGCAGCTACGGCGACACACGCGAGCCGGTAGCCGACTATACTTGGGTCGACTTGACCCTACGCCGGCAAAATCTGGCCAAACATGTCGAAGTGGCGTTCTCGGTTCGCAACCTATTTGACGTCAGCGCCCGCGAACCCAGCTTGGTTGGCAGCCCGACCGCCATCCCCAACGATTTACCGCTGGCGACCCGCAGTTTTTACGGGGAAATCAGCGTTAACTTTTAG
- a CDS encoding citryl-CoA lyase, giving the protein MRGAKLLDRHVGVLKSRMGKFYPGSHVVFRGRDLLSELKDMDWLELYVFGITGRHFDPAQLKLLHAIWIYTSYPDVRLWNNRVAALAGSTRSTGTLGLAAALAVSEAEIYGGGIFVRSIDFFSRALRQLEQGGDLETCIREELATHRGIGGYGRPLVNGDERIGPLLALAKALGLDQGPYLKLALAVEQMLLNGRWRMKMNYAALVAALGSDMGMSARELYLFVFPVFLAGMPPGYIEASERPAGTLYPTPCDGIVYDGSPRRTWHRAKPD; this is encoded by the coding sequence ATGAGGGGGGCAAAATTACTCGACCGCCATGTCGGCGTCTTGAAAAGCCGGATGGGCAAGTTTTACCCCGGCAGCCACGTGGTGTTTCGCGGCCGCGATTTGCTGAGTGAATTAAAAGACATGGACTGGCTGGAGTTGTACGTGTTCGGCATCACCGGCCGCCACTTCGACCCAGCCCAACTGAAATTGCTGCACGCGATCTGGATTTACACCAGTTATCCCGACGTCCGGCTTTGGAACAATCGGGTCGCGGCCTTGGCCGGCAGTACCCGCAGCACCGGGACACTGGGTCTGGCGGCGGCCCTGGCGGTATCGGAAGCAGAAATATACGGCGGCGGCATTTTCGTACGATCGATCGACTTTTTCAGCCGCGCGTTACGCCAACTCGAACAAGGTGGCGATCTGGAGACCTGTATTCGCGAGGAACTGGCCACCCACCGCGGCATCGGCGGTTACGGCAGGCCGCTAGTCAACGGCGACGAACGCATCGGTCCGTTGTTGGCCTTGGCGAAGGCATTGGGCCTGGACCAAGGCCCTTATCTAAAGTTGGCCTTGGCGGTCGAGCAAATGTTGTTGAACGGCCGCTGGCGGATGAAAATGAATTACGCCGCGCTGGTCGCCGCCTTGGGCAGCGACATGGGCATGAGCGCGCGCGAGCTGTATTTGTTCGTCTTTCCGGTGTTTCTAGCCGGGATGCCGCCCGGTTATATCGAAGCCAGCGAACGGCCGGCCGGCACGCTCTACCCTACGCCGTGCGACGGCATTGTTTACGACGGATCGCCTCGTCGCACTTGGCATCGCGCAAAGCCCGACTAA
- a CDS encoding citryl-CoA lyase, which yields MNADQTIPTIRTRIWREEAEPDNRFATRTAYCRGYDVYGEMLGRARWTDLLYMLFMPEAPTAAQSALLDSLALALANPGPRDPAVHAAMCGGVCGSPAASSLMAALAVGAGQAGGAREVYNAVTGWLRCGTDLNAWRRWLTESLTADPGSVWPAIEHPSGFDDHGSSTSLPVQQTLDCLVGYAVGPRLRWLNDHLAALEAAAGRPLALSGVAAAALADLGFDPDQSEMLYLLLRLPGAAAHALEQRPLGYKKFPFGVVELETSPVEQAA from the coding sequence ATGAACGCCGATCAAACCATCCCGACGATACGCACCCGCATCTGGCGGGAAGAAGCCGAACCCGACAACCGTTTCGCCACCCGAACCGCCTACTGCCGAGGCTACGACGTTTACGGCGAAATGCTGGGCCGCGCCCGCTGGACCGATCTGTTGTACATGCTGTTCATGCCGGAAGCCCCCACTGCCGCGCAGTCGGCCCTGTTGGACAGTTTGGCGCTGGCGCTGGCGAATCCGGGACCGCGCGATCCGGCCGTGCATGCGGCCATGTGCGGCGGGGTGTGCGGCTCGCCGGCCGCCTCGTCGTTGATGGCAGCGCTGGCGGTCGGCGCCGGCCAGGCCGGCGGCGCCCGCGAAGTCTACAATGCGGTGACCGGCTGGCTGCGCTGCGGCACCGACTTGAACGCCTGGCGGCGATGGCTGACCGAGTCGCTAACCGCCGATCCGGGCAGCGTCTGGCCGGCGATCGAACACCCGTCCGGGTTCGACGATCACGGCTCCAGCACGTCGTTACCGGTCCAACAGACCCTGGACTGCTTGGTGGGCTATGCGGTCGGTCCGCGCCTGCGCTGGCTTAACGACCATCTGGCGGCGCTGGAAGCGGCGGCCGGACGGCCATTGGCGCTGTCCGGCGTCGCGGCGGCGGCTTTGGCCGATCTGGGCTTCGATCCGGATCAGAGCGAAATGCTGTATCTGCTTCTGCGCTTACCGGGCGCCGCCGCGCATGCATTGGAACAGCGGCCGCTGGGCTATAAAAAATTCCCGTTCGGCGTCGTCGAATTGGAAACGTCGCCGGTGGAGCAAGCGGCATGA
- a CDS encoding SDR family oxidoreductase — MSKLSGKTALITGGSSGIGLASAKLFLAEGARLAITGRDPERLETARQQLGDDTLAVVSEAGCLNEIEALLDQVGQHFPTLDILFLNAGIAEPTPLELTTEDQFDRIMRVNFKGVFFTIQKALPMLKPGASIIVTTSITNRSGTPNFSVYAASKAALRSMVQSLGLTLIGQGVRVNAINPGPIDTEGFNRLPLPGDVFQAIKTDIEDRSPIKRFGAPEEVAKVALFLASDDSAYVVGEEIVVDGGITLVCLP; from the coding sequence ATGAGCAAACTCAGCGGTAAAACCGCGTTGATTACCGGCGGCTCCAGCGGCATCGGCCTGGCCAGCGCCAAACTGTTCCTCGCGGAGGGTGCCCGGCTGGCGATCACCGGCCGGGACCCGGAACGTCTGGAAACCGCCCGCCAACAATTGGGCGACGACACTTTGGCCGTCGTCAGCGAAGCCGGTTGTCTGAACGAAATCGAAGCCCTGCTGGATCAAGTCGGCCAACATTTTCCAACCTTGGACATTCTGTTTCTCAACGCCGGCATCGCCGAACCGACACCGTTGGAACTGACCACCGAAGACCAATTCGATCGGATCATGCGGGTCAATTTCAAGGGCGTGTTTTTTACGATCCAAAAAGCCTTGCCGATGCTCAAACCCGGCGCCTCCATCATCGTCACCACTTCGATCACCAACCGCAGCGGCACGCCGAATTTCAGCGTGTACGCCGCCAGCAAGGCGGCCTTGCGTTCGATGGTGCAATCGCTGGGCTTAACCCTAATAGGACAAGGCGTAAGGGTCAACGCAATCAATCCCGGCCCTATCGACACTGAAGGCTTCAACCGCCTGCCGCTGCCGGGGGACGTGTTTCAAGCCATCAAGACCGATATCGAGGATCGCTCGCCGATCAAGCGCTTCGGCGCGCCGGAAGAGGTCGCCAAGGTCGCGTTGTTTTTGGCGTCCGACGATTCGGCCTATGTCGTCGGCGAAGAAATCGTCGTCGACGGCGGCATCACTTTAGTTTGTTTACCCTAG
- a CDS encoding thiamine pyrophosphate-binding protein has translation MSAQISLIHHHTDLIDDIADPRHSQPADIADLLVAYLEQMGVEYVFGVPGGAIEPLYNAIARSSRRGGIRHVLARHEAGAAFMADGYARETGKIGVCCSTSGPGATNLITGVACAYDNNIPMLVITGQPALPAFGKYPLQESSCTGINTLGMFRHCTLYNSLVSHPKQMETKLVTALQRAIRAPRGPSHLTVPVDVFRSPCNRGTPSYNLEQLLAPSSMVDDDAITELRDMLAEAQNVVLLIGGGCGEAIGSILQFAALKGTPLVTTPDGKGLVNPRHPLFRGVFGFGGHETADAALRDKAVDLILAIGANMGEWNSGGWSDSLLNERLVHIDESEENLSRTPMARLHVRGRILSVFSRLVEHLHHQQKTDNFEYARQRASREHKVDQHDPHQLLSAPEKYQSDATPLKPQRLMRELGQLFPPTTRFLADTGNSVSWAVHYLHPGIDRRVGERRLGGGGRKITPGLRRTDGGWLRVTMNFAAMGWAIGGAIGTAIANRRQPVVCITGDGSMLMNGQEISVAVAERLAVVFIVLNDQSLGMVRHGQRLAGAEQIGCDLPPSDFAALARALGADAYTIRSPQDLANLNIAAICARKGPTLLDVLIDPDEEPPMNVRMRVLTNTL, from the coding sequence ATGAGCGCGCAAATTTCCCTGATTCATCACCATACAGACCTAATCGACGACATCGCCGACCCCAGACATTCGCAGCCGGCGGACATCGCCGATCTGCTGGTCGCCTATCTGGAACAGATGGGGGTCGAATACGTTTTCGGCGTGCCCGGCGGCGCCATCGAGCCGCTCTACAACGCCATCGCCCGTAGCAGCCGGCGCGGCGGTATCCGTCACGTGCTGGCCCGCCACGAAGCCGGTGCCGCCTTCATGGCCGACGGCTACGCTCGGGAAACCGGCAAAATCGGCGTCTGCTGCTCGACCTCGGGCCCCGGCGCCACCAACCTGATTACCGGCGTGGCCTGCGCTTACGACAACAACATTCCGATGTTGGTCATTACCGGCCAGCCGGCCCTGCCGGCGTTCGGCAAATACCCGTTGCAGGAATCGTCTTGCACAGGCATTAACACCCTCGGCATGTTCCGGCATTGCACGCTATACAACTCGTTGGTCTCTCACCCCAAGCAGATGGAAACCAAACTGGTGACCGCGCTGCAACGGGCGATTCGCGCGCCGCGCGGGCCTTCGCATCTGACGGTGCCGGTGGACGTGTTCCGCAGCCCTTGCAATCGCGGCACACCGTCCTACAACCTGGAGCAACTGCTGGCGCCGTCGTCGATGGTGGACGACGACGCCATCACCGAATTGCGCGACATGCTGGCCGAGGCCCAAAACGTCGTTCTGCTGATCGGCGGCGGCTGCGGCGAAGCGATCGGTTCGATTCTGCAATTCGCCGCGCTGAAAGGTACCCCGCTGGTCACCACGCCCGACGGCAAAGGCCTGGTCAATCCCCGCCATCCGTTGTTCCGGGGCGTGTTCGGTTTCGGCGGCCACGAAACCGCCGACGCCGCGCTGCGAGACAAAGCAGTCGATTTGATCCTGGCCATCGGCGCCAACATGGGCGAGTGGAATAGCGGCGGCTGGAGCGACAGCCTGCTCAACGAGCGCTTGGTTCATATCGACGAGTCCGAGGAAAACCTGTCGCGTACGCCGATGGCCCGCCTGCATGTGCGCGGCCGTATTCTGTCGGTGTTCAGCCGGCTGGTCGAGCACCTGCATCACCAGCAAAAAACCGACAATTTCGAATATGCCCGGCAGCGCGCCTCCCGCGAACACAAGGTCGACCAACACGACCCCCACCAACTGTTAAGCGCGCCGGAAAAATATCAAAGCGATGCCACACCGCTGAAACCGCAGCGCTTGATGCGCGAATTAGGCCAACTGTTTCCGCCGACCACCCGCTTTTTGGCCGACACCGGCAATAGCGTGTCGTGGGCTGTGCATTATCTGCACCCCGGCATCGACCGACGGGTCGGCGAACGCCGATTGGGCGGCGGCGGCCGCAAGATCACGCCGGGCCTGCGCCGCACCGACGGCGGCTGGTTGCGGGTAACGATGAATTTCGCGGCGATGGGTTGGGCGATCGGCGGCGCAATCGGCACCGCGATCGCCAACCGCCGTCAGCCGGTCGTGTGCATCACCGGCGACGGCAGCATGTTGATGAACGGTCAGGAAATTTCGGTCGCGGTCGCCGAGCGTCTGGCGGTGGTGTTTATTGTACTCAACGATCAGTCGTTGGGCATGGTCAGACACGGCCAGCGCTTGGCCGGGGCCGAACAAATCGGATGCGATTTGCCGCCCAGCGACTTCGCGGCGCTGGCCCGCGCGCTAGGTGCCGACGCCTACACGATCCGCTCGCCGCAAGACTTGGCCAACCTGAATATCGCCGCGATCTGCGCACGCAAGGGGCCGACGCTGCTCGACGTACTAATCGATCCAGACGAAGAGCCGCCGATGAATGTGCGGATGCGAGTCCTGACCAACACCTTATAA
- a CDS encoding DUF805 domain-containing protein → MLRYDRSRFIALGLPSLLNAALVIYMLELRPEQWSDDIRNGFYWALVGGLGLFGITAMIKRARDLGSSAWGILLGFLFAPPFMLLVALILAFIPSSPDADRLEPPPPNASLATWQTGLAILVVPWLAIWLFR, encoded by the coding sequence ATGCTTCGTTACGACCGCTCCCGCTTTATCGCCCTGGGCCTGCCCAGTCTTTTGAATGCCGCGCTGGTGATCTACATGCTGGAACTGCGGCCGGAGCAGTGGTCCGACGACATCCGCAACGGTTTTTATTGGGCCTTGGTCGGAGGTCTCGGTCTGTTCGGCATCACGGCAATGATCAAACGCGCTCGCGATCTGGGCTCGTCGGCGTGGGGCATTTTACTGGGATTTTTGTTTGCGCCGCCGTTCATGCTGCTGGTCGCCCTCATACTGGCCTTTATTCCCAGCAGCCCGGATGCCGACCGTCTGGAACCGCCGCCGCCCAACGCATCCTTAGCAACCTGGCAAACCGGCTTGGCGATTCTGGTAGTGCCCTGGTTGGCGATTTGGCTGTTTCGGTAA
- a CDS encoding lipocalin family protein, translating into MKNITLALVLSVVASQAFADVPLQSGDEVQGSWKLEYTKKSAATQETIKREDTWTFGAGKVTITHIPREGSYYDQSPVNYEVENGKLKISLLGRSDKFDIFSLVEKDDKTMTLKGKFGDIYHFNKK; encoded by the coding sequence ATGAAGAACATAACATTAGCGCTGGTTTTGTCGGTCGTCGCAAGCCAGGCGTTTGCCGATGTCCCGCTGCAATCCGGCGACGAAGTACAAGGCAGTTGGAAACTGGAATACACCAAAAAATCGGCGGCGACTCAAGAAACCATCAAGCGGGAAGACACGTGGACCTTTGGCGCCGGCAAGGTCACGATCACCCATATCCCGCGCGAAGGCAGCTATTACGACCAATCGCCGGTCAATTACGAAGTGGAAAACGGTAAATTGAAAATTTCGCTGCTGGGCCGGTCGGATAAATTCGATATCTTCTCGCTGGTCGAAAAGGACGATAAGACGATGACGTTAAAAGGCAAGTTTGGGGATATTTACCACTTTAACAAGAAATAG
- a CDS encoding FRG domain-containing protein, which yields MPTKKKSRKRNLIRSVTDILEILRDHEDGIYVYRGEDSNSYLLRPKLGRNKPHPDIPWSDAESTLLHDFQRRSIPFLTWQPRSELQWLSLAQHNGLATRLLDWTENPLVALFFALRSQEAENRRVFYALRTDDFVYIDDTENPFSFGKVVLYHPPHISPRISAQRGLFSIHPDPSVTFSSPCIERWEIAGSSVARMFIELERLGICAESLFPGLETVAQQVNNDILGL from the coding sequence ATGCCGACAAAAAAGAAATCGCGCAAACGCAACTTGATTCGATCAGTCACCGACATACTTGAAATTCTTCGCGACCACGAAGACGGCATCTATGTATACAGGGGTGAAGACTCTAATTCGTATCTACTTCGGCCAAAACTGGGCAGAAATAAGCCACATCCCGATATACCATGGTCGGATGCAGAGTCGACATTGCTGCATGACTTTCAACGCCGCAGCATTCCTTTCCTCACTTGGCAGCCTAGAAGCGAATTACAGTGGCTCAGCTTGGCTCAGCATAATGGGCTCGCAACAAGACTCCTCGATTGGACGGAAAATCCGTTGGTTGCACTCTTCTTTGCATTGCGGTCCCAGGAAGCTGAGAATAGACGAGTCTTCTACGCACTAAGGACTGATGATTTTGTGTATATTGACGACACGGAAAACCCATTTAGTTTTGGCAAAGTTGTTCTCTATCACCCCCCTCACATATCGCCACGCATCTCAGCGCAACGAGGCCTGTTTTCGATTCATCCTGATCCATCTGTAACGTTTTCATCCCCATGTATTGAAAGATGGGAAATTGCCGGCTCGTCGGTAGCTCGAATGTTCATCGAACTCGAACGACTCGGAATATGCGCTGAGTCTCTCTTCCCAGGACTAGAAACCGTTGCGCAACAAGTTAATAACGATATTCTCGGCCTCTGA
- a CDS encoding toxin-antitoxin system HicB family antitoxin: protein MGKPPEKPASGKLMLRLPHEIHAAALVTAKAKGKSLNQWATEVLNEAAHV from the coding sequence ATCGGCAAACCGCCGGAAAAACCGGCTAGCGGCAAACTGATGCTACGCTTACCACACGAAATCCACGCCGCAGCGCTAGTAACCGCCAAAGCGAAAGGCAAAAGCCTGAATCAATGGGCGACGGAAGTGTTGAATGAAGCGGCGCATGTTTAA
- a CDS encoding type II toxin-antitoxin system HicB family antitoxin, protein MNSMTYKGYTARIDFDDRNNLLVGRLLGVQDVIGFHADTVTELRSAFEEAVDDYLET, encoded by the coding sequence ATGAACAGCATGACGTACAAAGGCTATACCGCCCGCATCGATTTCGACGACAGAAACAACTTGTTGGTTGGGCGCTTGCTGGGCGTTCAAGATGTCATCGGCTTTCATGCCGATACTGTGACCGAGTTGCGCAGCGCTTTCGAGGAAGCGGTGGACGATTATCTGGAAACTTGA
- a CDS encoding type II toxin-antitoxin system RelE/ParE family toxin, producing MVIWTPRARTDLKAIHDYIAQDSPLTAKRIIRELIQKTDSLLVSPYLGKKVPEFEQQELREIGVHS from the coding sequence ATGGTAATTTGGACGCCTCGCGCCAGAACAGACCTCAAAGCCATTCATGATTACATCGCGCAGGATTCACCGCTTACTGCCAAACGCATCATCCGGGAATTGATACAAAAAACCGACAGCCTGCTGGTGTCTCCTTACCTCGGTAAAAAAGTGCCCGAGTTTGAACAACAGGAATTAAGGGAAATCGGCGTGCATTCTTAG